AAAAGAACAGCTGTGCTTACTTTGGTTTTTCTGGCACCTCTGGGTTTAGTATGACCACCTCTTCCTCTTCACTGTCTGATATCTCAACCACATCTCCTGTAAGACAACAAACTCCCAGTTCAagcacatttttattattttcctcTAATCAGCAAACATCACTTTTACATTAAActgtccaaataaataaataataaaccacCTTCGCCCACATCCATCTTTGTCACTTCTTCCACTTGCTCATCACcactgttgtcatttttttcctcttcataGTCATCTTCATCATCGTCCTCCAGTCCCCAGCTGTTCTGCAGCCCCTGCCCCACCTGTCCAACACCAGGGACTGGCACCACTGGGGATGGCACCCTTGCATGAGTGGTTAAGGAGACTAACGAGGAAgtgaaacacattttctttgctGCTATCATAGACTCTATATAAAATCTGGATGTAGTCATTCagtcataaaaataaacttcATGTTGTTGACTTAAAACTGCCATTTAAGACCACTAACTCATTACAAAAGCATTTACAGACGTAACAAATCCAGTGAAAAGTGGCATGTTTTTAGCaatcgccccctgctggccatttgAAAGAATGCCATAACACTGTGTCCCATTTTTTACATGCTTTATATCCAAGCTTGTAATTCAGTTCAGGATACGTCTGAGGTGCAGCTTCGCCCTTCTGGATGATGCCATTGGCTGTTTCTGTCACATCTGTCATCTCAACCGGAGTCTCGTCCTTTTTCAGAGCTGTGATTCGCTCCTGTGGCATGGACTCTGCAAATCCACACTTTCCACCGGCCTTCCTGTAtttaaaagacacatttttttccttaatctgtttttaatttagcttCGAAAATGATTCTAGTTTAAGACTGAAGTTTGGCAGTGAGACTAAGTCTCTGCTCACCTGGCTTTCCTGTCATTCAGCAGGGCTTCATTGATGAGCTCTGTGATTTCGGACACTTTGACACCAGCTATCTTACTGCACCTCATCACcttcaacaaaacacagaaaaaaatcagttacTCTGATAAAGAATTATTGTATTGAACAGTTATTTCACCAACATATCAGCCAAGCATTGGTATCTGTTAATATTATAGTAAGCAAAAAAATATTTCACTGGCAGAGGGATGAACTGATTCAATTATATTCCAGCAGATTTTGGGAGCAGCCTGTTTGAAACAAAGCTGAAGATCAGACAACTGGACAATGATCTTAATTAAACCTCATGAGGTTCTGCCATGATGTCTACAGACCTCTGTGGCCTAAtcacagaaaatctgtggacAGACCTCAGCGGTGAGCGTATGCAACAACATTTGCAGGACAAATAGTTGAAAAACTCCAAACAAGGAGGACTCTTTGCTTCTGCAGATGTCTTCAGCACATGTCATATCTCCCATTCATAAGTCCTCACGAAACTTTGCattttgaaaaagaaacaacagaatttTTGAAGTAATTAATTTCTTAATTTATGCTTTTTGGAAATCAGCCCATTTTCACTCACTCACAGTAACAAAGAGCTTTTAAGGAGCTCACCTGCTCTTTAAGGAGCATGATTCCTCCGCTGGACTGGATGGAGCagatctccctgtgtttgttcATGGCGATTACCAACAGGCCATCCATCACTCGCTCCTCCCGCTCACACGGGTCCACCAGCAGGTAAGTACTGCAAGGACACAATGAGGAATGTTAACGTTCAAACAAGTGGTCACCTGCAGGTACTCAGAAGGTCCGCAGAAAATAAGTGGACTGTTTAAGAAAACAGCCCGAGTTCAGTTAAGTTGCTCGCCTGATCGCCTGCATGTTACTACAGTTAAatgctggatcaggtgaccccgAACCCTCACTCAGTTGTGCCGCTAAAGTCAAATTTATATTCACTCTCACTGGCaaatttattaggtacacctcgTTAGTATCAGGTTGAGATGATCTGAGTTTTATCATGTGTGCACTGATCATAAAGATGGTGAGCAACAACCCACAGGCAGGCTGTGGAGTTGAAACAAGGAGGAATCCAGAGTTTCCCCCAAAAAAGTCCCTCACACTATCACATCATCACAGGCAGGGTGGACTCATGCTTTCATATCGTTCACCCCAAATTCAGGCGCTATCAtgcaaatgtcacagcagaaatcaaggtGCTGTCAGACCAGGTGATGTTTTTCCATGTGGGAAAAGTCCCAGaagatcaacagtttctgaaatacccCGGCCCGTGTAACACCAGCAACCACGGCACTGTCTTCATGCCTCAATGCACTGAGCTGCTTAGTAAGCtgctgaacaggtgtacctaacaatgTGTCCAGTGAGTGTATACCACTAAtacttttctcttctctctgtctcctgCTTTCCCCTCACTCCCCAGCTGGTCGTGGCAGGCTGATGAGGGCTGCCCCTCCACGAGTTTTGTTCTGGTGGAGGTCTGAAGTGACTCTCTATAAACACTACTGAATATACTGAGTTAACTAAAACCTGCTGCACCTGTAAACATGACATTAAAATTTtgataaacaggagaaaaaaatctTGTGAGAAGCAATCTTTTACCCTTGTTGGAAGAAGGCGAAGCTGACGCTGATGGGCATGTGGTAGATACTCAGAGGAATAGGGTCTCTCTCCTCTGGACTGTACTGAagacagaaattaaaaaaaaaaaaaaatacagctaaCATAAAGCAGAATTCTCATGAAAACAATAACATCATCACTTTTCTCCCAGCAGGTCCAGGGAAGCTCAGACACCACCTGCTGTGGTGCTGCTGACTCACCACTGTGACTTCCTGTCCCTGGGTGCTGACGTCAGGGCGCCTGAAGTGGCACAGAGCAGTGATGGCGGCAATGCTGGCGGCATCCATCAGGTTTCCATCATTATTCAGTGTGTGAACATCCACCCTGATCTGCCACACCTAGAAACCCACAAGCAagcaccaccaccatcatcatcatcaatacATGAAGCTTCTTTCTGtctgtcgtgtgtgtgtgtgtgcattaccTTTTCTCCAGACACCACACACAGAGACTCCGTATCGATGCACTTGGAGTTTCTCAGGCATCTCTCCAGCTGTCTGTTTAGCTTCACTGACAGCTCAGACTGTCTGGAAACACAGAAAACCCCACAGATGATTTACACTCTCTGCTCCAGCAGTCTGTCTAAATGAACCAGTCAGCCCCAGGGGAGGACCACTACTCGGGAACTTATTGTAATTTACAATAACTGCAGAGGTCATCTATAATTCACCAGCTATCATTTTCCAAACACAGAGGTCCTCTTACATATTATTTCCATGTAAATCAGAATTGTTGGTAAGCTAAGGTAGCTACAGTAGATCAACCCTTAATTACCTCACTTAGAAGCCAGGAGCAGGAGCACCATAGATCAGATGCCCAAGCCACCTCAGCTAGTTCCTTATGTTAGCAGCTGTACTCTGTGTGCCTCCTGAAAGAACAAGCTCCACACCCTGTCTCTACGACTGAGCACACACTGCCTTTGGAGGAGCTCATGTCTGTCGCTCGCATCCACAATTTCAGTCACTAACCACAGCTCGTGGTGACATAGATGGACAGCTATCGTTTCATGGTAACCTTTCTCCTCACCAAAACAAAAGTGCCACCAATCCTTTTATCAGTGTCCCGCTGCATACATCCCCAACCCAGTCGATACTCCACCCTCATCCAACTGAGAACCACGGCCTCAGAACATGGAAGCTTATTATGGATGCTTtccagtcaccagatctcattAAATTCAGGAACAATGTCCCCTACACTCCATAAAAAACACACCAtgcttatttctttatattccaGTGAACATAAATGAATGAGCTGAATTCAAAGAGTGAGGTTCGTCCTCACCTTCCCTGCTCAAATCCCGGTGAGGCCATCGGGGACAGCTCGATGTTGAAGAACATGATTCCTTCATTCGGTCGGTTTTCTTTAGGAGCCACCAGCTCGCACGACACCTGCGCCATGACCCTGCGGGGCGCCGTACAGTGAATACAGAGCTCAGTGTACACAGATGCTCAGTTTGACACACGATTGCAAACATGTGGCTGCAACTTAACCTGGTTTGTCCCAGATCCACAAAGCAGCACCCATAGTCAGTCCCAAAGCTGATCTTAATCTTCCTGTAGTCATAGGTCTGCCGTCCATCCAGGCGCTGAAGGAAGAGAACAGAAACAGGACACGTGAGTACGGATGAAAGCCTGCAGGTGTGCTATGGTAAGGCACTATAATACACATCAATCCTCTCTAAAACAGAGCAATGATGCCAGGATAGGACACCGATGCATGTCCTAATGTACATCCTCAGGctgcgcgcgcgcacacacaaacacacgacAGCGCGTGCTGATTATCTCACCCACCTTTTTCTCTTCGATGGCTTTAAGCAGGAAGTCCCGCTCGCAGTTGGACAGCGGTGTGTCcttcattctgtttttgttaTAATATACTGATCTGGTTCACCGTTCCAACAAGCATGTGGCCGCCATCGATGTTTTTTTAACTCTAACCCGGAAGTGCATAAGACACGTGAACGTAAAAGCGGCtagaatatatatttttttaaataattggcGTATCTCAAATTAATAAGTATTTTATTACACTCCTTTAAATTCATTCAGAATCTTTATTTGTGTcgtatttcattatttttgatATGTTGGGCGTAGAATTTATTGATAagggtcttttattttgaaatcccaGCGCGGTGTGATGGCTTGATGCCTTTAGTGACATATTGAAAGCTCGTCCTTTATAGCACTCAGTAGCTGCTTTTTATTCCTTTGGAGGAATTTGGAAATTTTGGAAAACACATCACAAAGCAAAATGTATTTAGTATGAGGATATTCCattctttaaatgttgttttatgttatgcattaaaaataataataaaattcatGTTTTGTCACTCAGTTACACTGAAATATATTTGATAGAAAGGTTTCACTTAAAGAAGGTAAAATTCTCAGTCCTTTCTAGGCTTTTGTGAATGGAATTAAGCTCAATATTAGTAGATTTGCGGCCTCACAAACTAGAAATAAATGTCAATATTATGTGTAATATTATATGAGTATATGCTGCATGTAAGCTTTCATATATCTCCTTCAAATTGTCTTTTCAGCACAGCAGACCTCCTGCTTTCATCTCATCTTGTCCTTAGCATCCACCTCTGACACACTAACCCTCTACATGTCcgccttcactacatccatgaacctcctctgtgAGAGTCCTCTTTTCCTcatgcctggcagctccatcttcaacaccCTCCTCTGCACAAGTCCAAACTATCCCAGCTTTGCCTCTTTAGCTTTATCTCCAAACTGCTCCAAAACTGACTTCttcctctgatgtactcatttctaatcttgtccatccTGGAGGCTCACAATGAAAATTTTAGCATGTTTAACTCCACCTCCAGCTCAGCTTCCTGTCTTTTTATCAGGACCACCTTCACAGCAGGTCTCATACCATCATGAAAGCCTTCACTTTCATTCTTGCTACTGTCTTTCTACCACAAATCATCACTAACACATGTCTAAATCCCCTCTACCTGCACTTTCTTCTTCGTGTGTTGCTTTGCATGGTTGACTCCAGGAATTAAAATACTTTATTCATTCAAGAGGAAATTATGTTATATGTTATATTTAAACTAATCTGCCTTCACTAGCTTTGGTTTCTTCTGTCTTCACTATTAGGTCTGCCTCCCTGTTCTAGTCTTGGTTTTCcggactttcattcctcttcacTCCAGAGAATACTTCCACCCTTTCAGACTCTCTTCTCACTCCTCCCTACTCTCAGATCACAGGTTAATCTGCAAATCATAGTTCATGGAGACTCCTCCTTCACATCATCTTTCAGCTTGACCTTTACCCTGACAGACAAGAAAGAGCTCTGAacttgtttattttacttttttctctAAATTTTCTATGTTATTAAGCTTTTTCATTTGTGTAATTTGTaagctgttttatttatatattaattcatttacttttttttttttaaatattcaagattcaagattcgtTTAGTTATGTGCTTAATGTTGAGTGTTccttttcagtcatttcataCTTATGAATACCGCTATGCTCTTAATTTCTGCGGTGCCCGAATGCACCCTTTACGCTTCCAACTACCCCTGGTGCGCATGCTCAGTCGCAAAGGAACCTGTCCTCAGCGGCGCACCGTTATCCGGGCCGAGCTGTCATCCACGGTCCATCTCCTGCAGCAGATAACCGTGCTCTCCTCGACTGTATCCCAGTAGTATTCAGCGGGCTCACCCCACAAAACTCTTCTCGTGTTTTTGCGTGGAGAAGCAGTTTTCATCGAcggagtttttttttcttttctccgtGATATCCAGAAGGCGCAAAGGTTTGTTTGCGCTCATTCAATCTCTCTCCATCCTCCCTGTGCGACATCACTGCTAATGTAGCCAGCTAACCGCTGCTGTTCATTCATTTCTGCAACCGAAGAATGCGATATTCGGCGGCCTTTTGGTTTCAAATTAATCATTAGCATCTTCCAATTTAAACACCAGTGTGTGTTGAATTAGCGGGCTCCAGGTACGAGCCCGTTAGTTTATTTCTGGCTGAGCTTATCTTGTGCTAACGTTTGCCGTTTGTGACTGGCGCGCTAACATCAGCTAGCCGAGCAGCTCCTGCAGCCAGAGCTGCTCTCTGAAAGAGCCTGGACATTACTGTGTTTGGTGGCAGCCATGTTAGCGCCTGTgaccttttattttttagtttttttttttattcctacAGTGTAAACTTATGTTATGACAATGGTTATAAATAGAAAAATGCCACATTGGCGCTGTTTAGCGTCAACCAGATGCTGATAAGGCATGTAGCCCCTGCACACTTCAGCAGGAGGACTGAAGCTTGACTGTGGGTTAAAGATAATGACAGCTGTTGAGTACTAGATTATGTCCACTAATAAATCTGTTTGCTAAAGGGGGGAGTTACCTGCATAACTGATAGACTGACACCAGGTAAGATATGGTCGATGTGTCCTTGCAGGGTATTAGAGGTGTCAGCTCCGCATTTTTGTATATTAAGCATGACAGGGCAAGTTGGGACACCTGAAGCCTAAATCCCCAAACCATAGACAGAATAAAAGATGGGTGTAGCTCCTTGGTTTGAAAAGGGAAGCCAATGGGGAAGTGGCTTACACCTAGTGATGCTCCAATCCAAATTTTTCCAGTTCCAAGACCTCACAAGTCTGCAGATAGTGTTGATCTAATGCCAGTATTTGATTAAGCTGTATTTGTCATTGTGAGGAAGAAACTAGGAATCATTCTCTCGGTGCTAAGGCAACATCAGGCTCAACTTAACACTGATATACTGacgttttaaaataaaattaggcACATTCATACAAGATTTTATAATTTGCTAATAATAGTTGATCATTTAGTTTAGAAATTTACGCTGTTTATTTCAGTGAGAAGAATAATGCATGACAGCAGGCACAAGACAaacaatgtttggtttttttaatgtatttgtaGTGGTAGTTTTCCATTTCCTTTCTGTCTGAGACCTTTGAAATGGTGCATCAAGTGTTTCACAACAAGTCACAACAGTGGAACCAGTGTCCTCCTAGCTTCTACCAAATATAATGTCTCTCTGaacaaatgtacagagatatagtaaacaaacaaatgagTCTTTGCTAAGCTTTTTAATCCTGGCACCACAGTTTATAGTTGAGTAAAAAACATATTCAAACATGTGAAGAAAATCAGTTGATGTTGAAGGTGTGAAATACCTCCAGACTGCTGAACCTTTGCTGTTAACTTCCCCCAGTCTAAATTAGCTCTTCAGCGTAAATACAGGACATAGTACTGGGCTGTTTATGGGCTGTTTGTTGCGGATATCCCATCCAGCTTTTTGAGTGAGGATCTGGGCCATATCTTTGGTGCATTCctattcagttttattatttttaccgTAAGCCTGATCTGTTGCTCATCACTGGTTCGTGAAGGAAAGTAAATTAATTTATCCTGCTATATTTTCAGTTTACCTGTTAACTCAACGCTCATTAAACATCACACCTTTAACCAGACCAGCGCACTTCAACCAGGCATTAGCATCTCCACATGGCTGTCACAACAGGGGAAGATGGAACCGTGATAAAACAGAATGGTTCCACCCCATCAAACTTACCTGATTTTTAAATGTCGAGCTCTCTTTCAAACTGAGCTTCGCTTTCAGTCCAAAGATGCAAACACATGAGCAACAGCACAATGCCTTTAAAGATAAGACAGCTTTTTCACTATGCTGCTCTTTCATCATCTCTCCCTTATGTTCATCACAATCCTTTTGATCCTCCTGCACTCTGTTGTTAGCAAACAGAACAACACCAGTTTGGGAATTAAACTTAATTAGGAATTAAGGGAAAGCATGCCGCTGCGCTGTCTCCAGTGATGCTTTTCATTTCCTGCTGCTCGCAACAAGAGCGAGCGGGTGTGGGCTGATCAATGGGAGGTTATTGAAGCTGATGTTCAGCATGCTAAATCGCCACTGTTTAGGTTTCAAATGCGTATTCATACTGTGCGTGTGCTGCGAAAAATAAGAAAGATATTAAAGGATGTGTGGTGAAGCAGAGGTGTTGCTCCTAAGGAGTCTGGTGTGTTTCTTCTGGTGGAAAAACACAGCAGATAatgtgcagattttttttattttaagagtcTTGATCTAAGGATACACGTCCCTGATCTTGTAGGATTGTGTCCTAATGTAACCTCCTTGTctgtagtctttttttttttcctctaaccCTCACCCACTTGTCTTTCCTCTATTTTTATCCCTGACACgacacacacactccccgttgttCTCCATAAATAAAATCCATCTCACTCACACCTGCCTCTTCTTCCCATCCCCCTTCCCGCGCCCTTTTTTACTCTGCTTCTAACACCATGCTCATCCCTTATCTCACACTTCTGTAACCCTCCTGCTACAGATGAAATTGGAAAAAGGCTGGATGtggctcctgctgctgcttctatcCGCCCTGGCTGTCGCAGCTGTGGCGGCCCATGAGAAGGAGTCGGAGGCCGATGTTTCGGACGTCGTCGTTgatgacgacgatgatgataTGGGCTTAGATGAGGAGGAGTTAaaggtcctgatggcagaggatgAGAGAGAGCAGGTTAAAGAGACGCACAGCAAGAGCACAGCCAGTGAGAAGGACGCTGGCTCCAATGTCTCCTTCCAGGTCTGGAGCAGAGCAACAAATCAGGAAATCTAGTAAAAGGAATTGAATCAGAAGATTTTTTGATGGCTGCAAAGCCTCTTATTGTATCCTTTATTATATCACCAGGTAACATACAAGACTCCTGTTCCCACTGGAGATGTGTACTTTGCAGAGACATTTGATGATGGCTCACTGGACAGGTATTGCTTAACACACAAACCTCCAAAATACAGCCCAAACTTATATGGTCTCCCACAGAGATTTAGTGGATCAAagagtgtttctgtgtgtgtgagaggaagtgTTTCATGATGTTGATCTCCACAGATGGCAGCTGTCAAAAACAGTGAAGGAGGACGCGGATGGTGACATCGCCAAATATGACGGTTTGTTGCTGTTCTCTTCCTCCTATTCAAGATGCATGTGGGTGTTTTCCTCACATCACATATTCCTCATACATGATTCCATTGTTTGAAAGGTCTGAAAATCTTATTTTAAGTTGCATTGAATTCAAAGTAACGCAAGTGTattgaaataacaaaaaaacccagcaattAAGCCTATAACAATTAACGCAAACCACACTTTTAGTCAGGCTCATTGTAACATATGTAAGCGTTCAAATTAGTACCTAAACCAGCCTTTTTTTCTAATGGCCAACAGGGGGCGACTTCAGTGGTTCCAAAAAGAAGTCAGACTTCTCTGGGTTCTGCGTTTAGTTCTGCTTCGATCTTTTCATATCGGCAAAATGGCAAAAATGCTTGATTCTTCACAACAAATTTTCTAACCAATGGGACTGGTTGGCAATTTTTAATAACTGACTGACAATTCGCTCAGTCAGTTATTAAATTTAACCTCTTAAAACCTGCAGAAATTATGCTTTTAAATTATGATGATATTTATAGCAGTTAGTCTAACTTGTATAGTATTGGCCACCTTTTCTTTTTGGTACTAATTGTACTTCATTTGGCAACATAACTGCTGCAGCATGAGGTTACGATACCTGAGCCAGAAACTGGTCCTGGCTGTCTGACACAGAGCGAGCACCACCACACATCCCAAAAAGTTTTTATGAAAAACGTTACCATATAACCCACAGGACTAAAAGCTGTGGcagtaaaaatacaactcaGACTGGTTTAAAAGAGAGAATCGTCCATAATAATAAGTGTTACTGTCTATTTACCGTGTCCGTGGCTGCAGGGAAGTGGGCTGTGGAGCAGCTGAAGGAGAACAAGGTTCCAGGAGACCAGGGCCTGGTGCTGAAGTCCCGGGCTAAACACCATGCCATTTCTGCAATGCTGGACAAGCCCTTTGTGTTCAAGGATGAACCTCTGGTCATTCAGTGAGTTCACACTTTGTCCCTCGTTATGTAGAGAAGTAGCAACCTGGACCCATTAAACAGTTTTGTTATGTGGCGTCGTAGGTATGAAGTGAATTTCCAAGATGGTATTGACTGTGGTGGAGCGTACATCAAACTGCTTTCGGACACTGGCAGTCTCAACCTggtttgtatacattttataatCCACCATAATTAGCAAAACCTCCAGATTTCTGTGCTGTAATCTCATATTTGTGGTAGAATTGGGTGAATTTCTCTAATCCACCAAATGCttaagtatttttttctctgttctgcACTACAGGAGCAGTTCCATGACCGTACACCCTACACCATCATGTTT
This sequence is a window from Oreochromis niloticus isolate F11D_XX linkage group LG6, O_niloticus_UMD_NMBU, whole genome shotgun sequence. Protein-coding genes within it:
- the exosc9 gene encoding exosome complex component RRP45; this encodes MKDTPLSNCERDFLLKAIEEKKRLDGRQTYDYRKIKISFGTDYGCCFVDLGQTRVMAQVSCELVAPKENRPNEGIMFFNIELSPMASPGFEQGRQSELSVKLNRQLERCLRNSKCIDTESLCVVSGEKVWQIRVDVHTLNNDGNLMDAASIAAITALCHFRRPDVSTQGQEVTVYSPEERDPIPLSIYHMPISVSFAFFQQGTYLLVDPCEREERVMDGLLVIAMNKHREICSIQSSGGIMLLKEQVMRCSKIAGVKVSEITELINEALLNDRKARKAGGKCGFAESMPQERITALKKDETPVEMTDVTETANGIIQKGEAAPQTVPSPVVPVPGVGQVGQGLQNSWGLEDDDEDDYEEEKNDNSGDEQVEEVTKMDVGEGDVVEISDSEEEEVVILNPEVPEKPKNTGSKSHQKGAAASKKRQKK